TATTGATGTTCGTTCGGGTGGGGCTGTTCTGTTTCAGCAAAATCCTCCCAACAATGGCACGCTGGTGAGCGTAGGATCTCTGGGTGTGGAGGTTGAGAGTACCAATGGATTCGATATTGGCGGTACCAGTGGTACAGCGTATGCCTTGTTGCGTGTTGGCGGCACCACACGCGTGTACACCATTAATCTGGCAACGGGGGCAGCTACGGCAGGTACAACCCTTTCTGGTAACCCAACCGTGCGTGGTTTTACACTCGGTTTAGGCTTTTAATTAATCAGGTTCGGAGTTTACTGACCCACTTTACGTGATGTAAAGTGGGTCAGTTGTTTTTAACAGAATTGGCTGGTAAACAGATTTTTAAGGTTCTGATTCCAACGTTTCGGTTTTCGGGTGTATCTTATCAGAAAGTTGATATAATACGGTATGAAACGACTCGTCTTTGTGCTGTTGGGAGCTATGCTGCTGGTAGGTTGCCATAAAGAAACGGCCTCACCAGCTTATGTCGGAAACTGGATATGGTCGCAGTCGGCAGGTGGCTTTGCCGGAATCGTCTATAAGCCCAAGGCAGGGGAGCAGGTTCTTTTACGACTCGATGAAGCTGGAAAACTGACGATTACGCGCTCCGATACGCTTTTCTTTTCCAGTGACTATAGCGTTCAGCAAGCGAAAAATCCTGACGAGTATGTACTAACAGTCAGCAATAAAAAGGTGTATTCGGGAGCTGTCAAAAACTTTGTTCCGGTTCTGTACGGCAATCAGCAGATGATTTTTCAGACAGGGAAATTGACTCTGTACGACATCGATATTACGGATGGGTTCAGCCATATCTTCATCCGATGAAAAAACAAAACGCCCCAACTTTTGGAAAAGGTTGGGGCGCTTCGTGTATTGGAAACTACCGGCTCAGGTATAAATTTCGCTCGGAGTAGACCTTCTGGAAGTAATCATCGGTAAGGTCATCGATGAAGTAGATGCCTTCGCCAGTCGATTTCATTTCGGGGCCAAGTTCCTTGTTGACGTTCGGAAATTTGCTGAACGAGAACACCGGAATTTTGATCGCATAGCCTTTCTTGACAGGCTTGAACGTGAAGTCCTTAACCTTCTTATCACCCAGCATCACCTTCGTTGCGTAGTTGACGTATGGCTCCTGGTATGCTTTGCAGATAAACGGAACCGTCCGGCTGGCGCGTGGGTTGGCTTCAATTACATACACCTGCTCATCCTTGATGGCAAACTGGATGTTGATTAACCCAACGGTTTTCAGCGCTACGGCTATCTTCTTGGTGTATTCCTCAATCTGGTTGAGTACGTTTTCGCTCAGATCGAAGGGTGGCAATAGGGCATATGAATCGCCGGAGTGAATACCCGCTGGTTCGATGTGTTCCATGATACCGATGATATACACATCTTCGCCATCGCAGATCGCGTCGGCTTCGGCTTCAATTGCGTTTTCGAGGAAATGGTCGAGCAGGATGTTGTTGTCGGGAATTGTCTCCAGAATCTTCATCACATGCGCTTCCAACTCGTTCTCATTGATGACGATCTTCATGCTCTGCCCGCCGAGCACGTAGCTCGGACGCACCAGCAGCGGGAATCCTAATTCGCGCGATAGTTCGATGGCCCCTTCGGATTCCCGAACCGTACCGAATTTTGGATACGGAATGTCCAGTTTGCGGAGCATTTCCGAGAAATGGCCTCGGTCTTCGGCCAGGTCGAGGGCTTCCCAGCTCGTACCGATGATTTTGATGCCATACCGGGTCAGCTTTTCCGCCATCTTCAGGGCTGTCTGACCACCTAACTGAACAATAACCCCTTCGGGTTGCTCATGCATGATGATGGCGTGAACGTGTTCCCAGAAAACCGGCTCGAAGTACAGTTTATCCGCAATATCGGGGTCGGTCGAAACCGTTTCCGGATTGCAGTTGATCATGATGGTTTCATAACCCGCTTCTTTAGCCGCCAGTACGCCATGTACGCACGAATAGTCGAACTCGATACCTTGCCCAATCCGGTTAGGACCCGAACCCAGAACGACCACTTTTTTGCGATTACTCCGAATGGATTCGTTGCCTGGCAGATCCGAAACCGGCTCAGCGTGGTCGGTCGTGATGGGCACCTGATTGTTGAAAGTTGAGTAGTAATACGGCGTTTTTGCCTCAAACTCAGCCGCACAGGTATCCACGCACTTGTACACACGACGAATGTTGTGCGCCTGACGATACTGATACACCTTGCTTTCTTTTACCTGAAGCAGGTGAGCCAGCTGGCGGTCGGCATAGCCTTTCTGCTTAGCTGTACGCAACAGTTCGGGAGGGAGGTCTTCCAGATCGTACTGCTGAATTTCGCGTTCGAGTTCGATCAGTTCTTCAATCTGGTGCAGGAACCAGGGGTCGATGCGGGTCAGTTGCTGAATGGTTCGGAACGACATCCCGGCCTTGAAGGCATCGTAGATATGGAACAGCCGGTTCCAGCTTGGGTGTTTCAGGCTTTCGGTCAGAGCGGCCCGGTCGGTCAGTTCGTGACCATCGGCACCCAAACCATTGCGTCGGATTTCGAGCGACTGACAGGCTTTTTGCAGGGCTTCCTGGAAGTTCCGGCCAATCCCCATCGCTTCCCCTACCGACTTCATTTGTAGCCCCAGCGACCGATCGGCACCCGGAAACTTGTCGAAGTTCCAGCGGGGCACTTTCACAATCACATAGTCGATGGCAGGCTCGAAGAAGGCCGAGGTGGTTCCCGTAATGGGGTTGATTAGTTCGTCGAGGTTGTAACCAATGGCCATTTTGGCCGCAATCTTGGCAATCGGATACCCCGTTGCTTTCGATGCCAGTGCCGACGAACGACTCACGCGCGGATTCACTTCGATAACAATAATATCGTCGGTTTGTGGATTCACTGAGAACTGGATATTACATCCCCCTGCAAACTGCCCAATGCCCTGCATAACCCGGATCGACAGGTCGCGCATTTGCTGATACAGCGTATCGGGCAGGGTCATCGCTGGTGCCACCGTGATACTGTCGCCAGTATGGATACCCATCGGATCGAAGTTTTCGATGGAGCAGATGATGATGAAATTCCCCTTGTTATCCCGCAGGAGTTCCAGTTCGTATTCCTTCCAGCCCATAACGCTCTGCTCCACCAGTACTTCATGGACGGGCGATGCATGTAAGCCGTGAGTCAGGGCTTTATCGAATTCTTCGGGCGTGTTGACAAAGCCACCACCCGTGCCCCCCAGTGTAAACGAAGGCCGAATAACGAGCGGGAAGCCAATTTCCTGAGCAATTTCTTTGCCTTCCAGAAACGAGCGGGCCGTACGTCCTTTGCAGACACCTGCACCTAGTTGGAGCATCAGCAACCGGAATTTCTCGCGGTCTTCGGTCGTTTCAATGGCTTTGATATCAACACCGATGATTTGAACACCGTATTTCTGCCAGATACCGGCTTTGTCACAGTCGATAGCCAGGTTCAGGGCCGTCTGGCCACCCATTGTCGGCAGAACGGCATCAATGGGTTTCCCCATCTCCTGATGTTTTTTCAGGATATCGACGATGGACTTCTTCTCCAGCGGCAACAGATAAACATAATCGGCGTTGATCGGATCAGTCATGATCGTAGCCGGATTGGAGTTGATCAGAGCTACTTCGATGCCTTCGTCGCGGATGGAGCGGGCTGCCTGCGAACCGGCATAATCGAATTCACAAGCCTGGCCGATCACAATAGGGCCTGAGCCGATAATCAGTACTGAGCGAATGTTGGTATTTTTAGGCATTTTTCAGCAGGGCAATGAACCGCATGAGCATGTCCACCACACGAGTGGATTGGCTGGGCGGCCCCGAATGAACAATAAGCTAAGCGCAGTATCTGGCGACCCCTGGTAGGAGGGGGCGGTCAAAAATCCTGCAAAATTAGGGGTTTACCGGGGAATGGAAAAGGAGAATGTCAGAATAAAATAAGAAGTAAGCATTTTTGATGTGTATGGGTATTTATTTTGGCTATAGCCGTCAGTAGTTAGTTGAATCACGAACATAGCTTGTGAAGTACCTGTGGATTGCTTACAACCTTTTAGTACGCAGCTGAATCCTAAAAGTTGATGAATACTGGCAGTACTTATTAAGATTGTACCAATCTGACACCCGTATGCGATACAATCGGACGAGTAACTGCTGAGGGGTCGTAAGCGCCAAAGCCGGAACAAAACGCAGGATAAGATATGGAGTGCACACTATTTCGTACGAGCTCTTTTTACTAATTTAGATTCGAAACGTCACTACGTTATGACTCGACCTTATTTACTTATTGTTTGCGTTCTTATTAGTTGCCTGGCTGTCACCTGCGTTCGGGATTATCCATCGACCGATCCACATAAAGCACCGGCTGTAACCAATCCGGCTGGGGGGGATTGCCTTCTCAAACGCAGGAGTCGTCGCAGAAACGACTGTATCTGGCCAACGATAAAATTCGTATGGCAATTGATCTAAACGCTGGTGGGGCTATCACGTATCTATCGGAAGCTGGCAGTAATGTGAACATGGTCAATAACAACGACCTGGGCCGTCAGATTCAGACCTCCCTTTATGCAGGGCCTTATCCGTATAGCGTAAATGGTAAAAACCCTGTTGAACAGTGGCGGAATCTGGGTTGGAATCCAGTTCAGACGGGCGACTATTTCAATCATCCGGCCCAGGTTGTCAGTTACCAGCAGGGACAGAACACGTTGTATGTCAAGACAATTCCGCTTATATGGCCGCTCTTCAACGAACCCGCTGATTGTTTCTTTGAACACTGGATTGAACTGAAAGAAAATACCGTTCATATGCGCAGTCGGATGACGGTCAACCGGACCGATACAACGCAGTATGAAGCGCGTACGCAGGAATTTCCGTGTGTGTACCTGAATGGCCCGTACTACCGCATTATCACCTATGATGGTCTGAAGCCGTTCACGAACGATGCTGTTTCTGAATACAGCGAACAGGATAATATCAATCGGTATGGTACTGAAAACTGGATTGCCTTACTCAATACGTCAGGACGAGGGGTTGGGTTATACAAGCCCAAAGGCGAGGTGCGGTTCAGCTCTGCGGGTTTTGGTGTCACGAAAGAAGGGGGTGAGTTTGATGTGTCATCCGGGTATGTATGTAGCCAGCCCGCTTTACTGGTCGATTATAATGGCGTGTATGAATATGAGTGCGATTTAATCGTGGGGTCATTGGCCGATATCCGGCAGTTTGCCTATAACCAACCTCGGCCTCCTGCTGCACCTAATTATAAATTTGTTACCGATCGGCAGGGGTGGTATTATGGAAATACCCGCGACAAGGGCTGGCCCATTCAGAATGAGCTGAATGTGCGCTGGTACCGCGCCGACCCAACGGCAAGAGAGTTCAGAATCATAAGCCCGATGGCCTACTGGAAAGCTTCAGATGTGCCGAAAATTTACATACAGGCCGCTTTTCAGACGAAAGGAACGGTGGCTCGGTTTGTATGGCGAAAGCCTGGCGATATTGCCATTATCGAAATACCCGGTCGTTATGTCGATTTCCCAATTATTGGCGACGGGCAATTCAGAACGTACGAAATTAATACCAGCCAACTGGCTGGATGGGACGGTGTCATCAACCAGATATCCTTAACCAGTCCCGAAAGCCAATACCAATTTGAGAAAGGGTCAACGGTTCGGATACGAAGTATTACGGCAACTCCCTAAAATAATTTCTTAACAGACTTTTCGTAAACATTTGGCCGTACATCAAGTTGTAAATTCGAGTAATAACCAATCGAATATCAACTGTTATGATTACGAACGACGAAATTGTTGATGATCTGAACGAACTGGTCAAAATCAATAACGACCGCATTCAGGGATACGAAAAAGCGATTAAAGATAATGAAGATGCCGGGCTGGATGATATCTTCCGGCACTATGTAGTGCAGAGCCAAAACTTTCGTAGCCAACTGGCCGACCACATCGTCCGAATCGATGGACTGGCCGTGTCCGACGCTACATCAACCGACGTAACCAGCAAAATTCACCGGGCCTGGATCGATATTAAGTCAGCACTGACGGGCAAAGACCGGGATTCCATCCTTAGCTCGGTTGAGTTCGGGGAAAATGCGGCTGTTGAAGCTTATCAGGATGCGATTGAGAAAGATCACATTCCAGCCTACATCAAAGAGGATTTGCAGAAGCAATTGACCGAATTGCAGAGCGCTCTGGATCGGATCAAGTCGCTCGAAAAGGCAGCCTAAGGGGAACCATCCTTGAAAAGAATAGCCCGAAAGTTCCAAACTTTCGGGCTATTTTTATTTGCTGCGTCAGGTGGCTTCTGACTTAGGCAGGCAAAGGCATATCTTTCAGATCTTCGTCGGTTAATTTGATCGTAACAGCTTTTACGTTCTCTTCCAGGTGTTTGGCAGATGACGTTCCGGCAATAGGAAGCATTACGGGCGAAGCGGCTAATAACCAGGCCAGAGCAACCTGATAATCGGTAGCGGGTTTACCATCTACCTGATGACGGGCAGCCACCTTCTGAATGGCTTGCTGGGCCGAAACGTTTCCGGCGTTGAGCG
This window of the Spirosoma aerolatum genome carries:
- a CDS encoding ferritin-like domain-containing protein, whose translation is MITNDEIVDDLNELVKINNDRIQGYEKAIKDNEDAGLDDIFRHYVVQSQNFRSQLADHIVRIDGLAVSDATSTDVTSKIHRAWIDIKSALTGKDRDSILSSVEFGENAAVEAYQDAIEKDHIPAYIKEDLQKQLTELQSALDRIKSLEKAA
- the carB gene encoding carbamoyl-phosphate synthase large subunit, whose protein sequence is MPKNTNIRSVLIIGSGPIVIGQACEFDYAGSQAARSIRDEGIEVALINSNPATIMTDPINADYVYLLPLEKKSIVDILKKHQEMGKPIDAVLPTMGGQTALNLAIDCDKAGIWQKYGVQIIGVDIKAIETTEDREKFRLLMLQLGAGVCKGRTARSFLEGKEIAQEIGFPLVIRPSFTLGGTGGGFVNTPEEFDKALTHGLHASPVHEVLVEQSVMGWKEYELELLRDNKGNFIIICSIENFDPMGIHTGDSITVAPAMTLPDTLYQQMRDLSIRVMQGIGQFAGGCNIQFSVNPQTDDIIVIEVNPRVSRSSALASKATGYPIAKIAAKMAIGYNLDELINPITGTTSAFFEPAIDYVIVKVPRWNFDKFPGADRSLGLQMKSVGEAMGIGRNFQEALQKACQSLEIRRNGLGADGHELTDRAALTESLKHPSWNRLFHIYDAFKAGMSFRTIQQLTRIDPWFLHQIEELIELEREIQQYDLEDLPPELLRTAKQKGYADRQLAHLLQVKESKVYQYRQAHNIRRVYKCVDTCAAEFEAKTPYYYSTFNNQVPITTDHAEPVSDLPGNESIRSNRKKVVVLGSGPNRIGQGIEFDYSCVHGVLAAKEAGYETIMINCNPETVSTDPDIADKLYFEPVFWEHVHAIIMHEQPEGVIVQLGGQTALKMAEKLTRYGIKIIGTSWEALDLAEDRGHFSEMLRKLDIPYPKFGTVRESEGAIELSRELGFPLLVRPSYVLGGQSMKIVINENELEAHVMKILETIPDNNILLDHFLENAIEAEADAICDGEDVYIIGIMEHIEPAGIHSGDSYALLPPFDLSENVLNQIEEYTKKIAVALKTVGLINIQFAIKDEQVYVIEANPRASRTVPFICKAYQEPYVNYATKVMLGDKKVKDFTFKPVKKGYAIKIPVFSFSKFPNVNKELGPEMKSTGEGIYFIDDLTDDYFQKVYSERNLYLSR